CCAGGACGGCACGGACCCGGCGGTTCAGGTCCTTCTCCTCGGCCAGTCCGAGCTTGGTGAAGATCGAGTTGATGTGCTTCTCGATGGCCCGTTCGGACAGGAACAGGGTTCCGGCGATCGCCGCATTGCTCTTGCCCTGCGCCATGTTCGACAGCACCTCGGTCTCCCGGGGGCTGAGCGAGTCGATGACCGACGGCCGCGCGGTGCTCGCCGTGACGAGTTGCTCGACGACCGTCGGGTCAATGACGGACCCGCCGTCGGCGACGGCCCGGATGGCGGCGGTCAGCTCGCCGACGTCGGCGACCCGCTCCTTGAGCAGGTAGGCCCGTCGGGCAGCCCCACCGGACAGCAGGGCCAGCGCGTAGGCGGCCTCAGCGAACTGACTGAGCAGGACGAGTCCGGTGTCCGGGTGCCGGTCCCGCAGGTGACCGGCCACCTGAATGCCCTCGTCGGAGTGGCTCGGTGGCATGCGGATATCGGAGACGACGACGTCCGGGCGTTGTTCGTCGACGAGGGCGAGCAGCGAGGGCAGGTCGGTCGCGGTGCCGACCAGCTTCAGGGTCGGGTCGAGTTCGATGAGGCGCACCAGCCCCTGCCGGAGCAGCGAGTTGTCCTCGGCCAGCACCACGGAGATCGTCACGTCGAAAAGGGTAGCGACGTCCGGTTCACCGATCCGGGGTGCAGGTTCCCCGGATCCGGTGGTGCTGTCCACACCCGGCCACCCGAGGTCCCGGCGGGAATCTCAGAACCAGCGCTCCAGCACCCGCGCGACCCCGTCGTCGTGATGATCGGCGGCGATCTCGTCGGCGACGGCGACGACGTCGTTGTGGGCGTTGCCCATGGCGACGGCCCGACCGGCCCAGGCGAACATCTCCAGGTCGTTGGGCATGTCGCCGAAGGCGATGGCGTGGGCGGGGTCGATGTCCCAGCGGGCCGCGAGCCGGTCCAGGGCGGCGCCCTTGTTGACGCCGGCGGCGGCGACCTCGATGAGCCCGTCGTCGGTGGACCAGGTGATGTGCACGGGACTCCCGTCCACCTCGGCCGAGTCCTCGGTCGTCGTCCAGCCCATCGTGTCGGCCGCCTCCTGGGCGACGGCGGCGAGCGTCCGGGAGTCCGTGCGCCCCCGGACCAGGAGTTTGGCGACCGGTTCGGCCAGCAGGGTCTCCCGCGGCGACCGCTGGAAGTAGCCGAACGCCCACGGATGGTCGTACGACTCTTCGGCGATGCAGGCCTGCAGGGTGGTGCCGAGCCGTTCGACGGCCAGCGAGACCGTCGGGTCCAGTTCGGTGAGGCGCCCGATGAAGGTCTGCATGACCTCGGGGGTCAGCGGCGAGGCCGCGATGATGTCGTCGGCCCCGACGTCGTAGACGATGGCCCCGTTCATGCAGACGGCGACCCCGGTGAACCCGGCCTCCAGGACCGGGGTCAGCCACCAGATCGGCCTCCCGGTGGCGATGACGACGGGGACGCCGGCGTCCTGGGCCCGGCGCAGCGCGGCCATGTTGCGGTCGCTGACCTTCATGCCGGACGCGTCGAGCAGGGTGCCGTCCATGTCGGTGACGATCAACCGGGGCGGGGTTTCGGCAGCGGACCGGACCGGGGACGGGGAGGAACTCACCGGTGCATTCTCCCGCAACGGCCGGCCGGGGCCGGACCGCCGCGGGCCTGCCGGCCCGAACTAGCGGCGGGCGTCGACTCCGCCACGGTGCAGCCGGCGGGCGAGGGCCCGCTCCCGGTACCAGGCCCGGATCTGCGGCGTGATGCTGTCCGGCTCGTCACCGGAGAGCCGTTGCCGATGCCGCTGGGCTGCGCCCTCCCAGGTCAGCACGCCCAGCTCGACCGCGACCAGATCGGCGACCTCGGCCCGACCGGGCCGCCAGTCCTCGTAGTACCCGACGGTCAACCGCGAGATCATGCCGCGACGCTGCGCCGGCGAGAGGTAGCGGAGCAGGTCCGCGTAGTCGTCGGCGATGGTGGGGGTGGACGGGCCGGCCTCGACGATCGGCCAGGGCGAGATCGGGCGGTGGGCGGCGGCCGGGCCCGCGGACAACGACGATCCCCCTCGCCGCTGTCCATTCATCGTCGTGCTCCCGTCCACCGGCCGACCGGTCGCTCGCCAGAGCGTCGAATTAGCTCGTTAGCATTCACTGTAGTTAATCAGCTAACTGTTGGCAGCACCCGTCAGGGTGACCCGTCACACCCCTGTCCACCAGCGACAACCGATCCGGTGGTGCGTCCGCGCCCGCCCGACCGGCACCGGCCGGGGACCCTATGCTCGGCTGCGGTCGGTGACCTCGCCGCCGGCGGGGCGCCGAGGACCCGCATCCGGGTCGGTGCGCCAAGAAGGGTTTCCCATGGGGGCGACGGACGACGCACGTTCGCGGTCGTCGCGCATCCTGGTGGCCACCGCGGAACGCGGCCGCGTCCTGCACAAGAGCGGCACCTTCGACAAGCTGATCGCCCTCGGCCTCGTCGCCTACGGCGTCCTGCACCTGTTGGTGGCCTGGATCATCGTCCGCATCGCCTGGTCGGGCCGGCACGGCAACGTCACCGACGAGACGGCGCTCCACGAGATGGCCGCCACCCTCGGCGGAGAGGCCCTACTGTGGGCCACCGCCCTCGGCCTGATGGCGATGACCCTCTGGCAGATCTTCGAGACCATCTGGCGGCGCAACCCGTCCGAGAGTGCGCTCATGCGCCGTTTCGGCCGGTTCGGCAGCCTGATCAGCGCCGGCGTTTATTTCGGCGTGGGGTTCAGCGCGGCCCGCGTCGCCCTGGCCGGTCGCCTCGTCCGTGAAGGCCGTGCTCCACTCGATCCCACCCCGGAGATCGCCCTGATGACCACCCGCGTCCTCGCAGTGGGGATCGGCATCGGCATCGTCATCGCGGCGGGCCGGCAGTTCTACCAGATCGGCCGCACCCGGTTCGCCGGCGAGCTGCGCCCCGGCGTCCCCGCCTGGGTCCTGGTCGCCGGCCGGGTCGGGTACGTGGGCAAGGGCATCACGCTCGGCATCATCGGCGTGCTCATGATCATCGTCGGCGTCAACGGCCGCGTCGGTCCGCCGGGGTTCGAGGCCCTGGTCCGGCTGATGAATCTCACCCCCGCCGACGGCTCACTGCTCGTCATCAAGGCGGTCGGCCTGGTCCTGTTCGGCCTGTACTGCTTCCTCTGGGCCGCCTACCGCAGGAGATGACCGACGCCGATCACCGGCTGCCGTCGAACGGAAGCCGCCGGGACACCGGGTCGATGATCTCCTCCATGGACCGCATGTCCAACAGGGGCAACCCGGCGAAGGCGGCGAGCCGGTCC
This sequence is a window from Nakamurella flava. Protein-coding genes within it:
- a CDS encoding response regulator transcription factor, which gives rise to MTISVVLAEDNSLLRQGLVRLIELDPTLKLVGTATDLPSLLALVDEQRPDVVVSDIRMPPSHSDEGIQVAGHLRDRHPDTGLVLLSQFAEAAYALALLSGGAARRAYLLKERVADVGELTAAIRAVADGGSVIDPTVVEQLVTASTARPSVIDSLSPRETEVLSNMAQGKSNAAIAGTLFLSERAIEKHINSIFTKLGLAEEKDLNRRVRAVLVFLKESQ
- a CDS encoding HAD family hydrolase, with the translated sequence MSSSPSPVRSAAETPPRLIVTDMDGTLLDASGMKVSDRNMAALRRAQDAGVPVVIATGRPIWWLTPVLEAGFTGVAVCMNGAIVYDVGADDIIAASPLTPEVMQTFIGRLTELDPTVSLAVERLGTTLQACIAEESYDHPWAFGYFQRSPRETLLAEPVAKLLVRGRTDSRTLAAVAQEAADTMGWTTTEDSAEVDGSPVHITWSTDDGLIEVAAAGVNKGAALDRLAARWDIDPAHAIAFGDMPNDLEMFAWAGRAVAMGNAHNDVVAVADEIAADHHDDGVARVLERWF
- a CDS encoding DUF1206 domain-containing protein, yielding MGATDDARSRSSRILVATAERGRVLHKSGTFDKLIALGLVAYGVLHLLVAWIIVRIAWSGRHGNVTDETALHEMAATLGGEALLWATALGLMAMTLWQIFETIWRRNPSESALMRRFGRFGSLISAGVYFGVGFSAARVALAGRLVREGRAPLDPTPEIALMTTRVLAVGIGIGIVIAAGRQFYQIGRTRFAGELRPGVPAWVLVAGRVGYVGKGITLGIIGVLMIIVGVNGRVGPPGFEALVRLMNLTPADGSLLVIKAVGLVLFGLYCFLWAAYRRR